A single genomic interval of Pyrobaculum arsenaticum DSM 13514 harbors:
- a CDS encoding THUMP domain-containing protein yields MSWNLVVATGWRLERLCMEEMYRIGDIVGRRVEEIWFTGFDGLLTAKVEGDPVEFVKLLIDLVSSNYYIPRYVLRATPIMVVVKTDLDELQKAVGELAERYILPEETFKIELKKRGVKYDRSAVIEYVAKAVNRKVNLTKPDKVVWIEMFPSRSGVSVIRESENFSLMRSRTGEQTA; encoded by the coding sequence GTGAGCTGGAACTTAGTAGTGGCGACGGGCTGGAGGCTGGAGAGGCTGTGTATGGAGGAGATGTATAGAATCGGAGACATAGTGGGGAGGAGGGTGGAAGAGATCTGGTTTACCGGCTTTGACGGGTTGCTGACCGCGAAGGTGGAGGGCGACCCCGTGGAGTTTGTAAAGCTATTGATAGACTTAGTGAGTAGCAACTACTACATACCGCGCTACGTGCTGAGGGCTACTCCCATCATGGTGGTGGTTAAGACTGACCTAGACGAGTTGCAGAAGGCCGTCGGAGAGCTTGCGGAGCGCTACATATTGCCGGAGGAGACGTTTAAGATTGAGCTCAAGAAGAGGGGGGTGAAGTACGACAGGTCGGCGGTCATCGAGTACGTGGCTAAGGCTGTGAACAGGAAGGTTAACCTCACAAAGCCGGACAAGGTGGTGTGGATTGAGATGTTTCCTTCTCGGTCAGGCGTCTCGGTGATCCGGGAGAGCGAGAACTTCTCGTTGATGCGGAGCCGTACTGGGGAGCAGACGGCGTAA
- a CDS encoding alpha/beta fold hydrolase, with the protein MGEAQIDVEGRRVRYIHGGSGKPLVMLHGWSFNADTWVESGIFARLAQRYSVYAVDMPYGIRSKSDKFRAPRPEYAVFLRRVLDRLGLGAPPLVGPSASGEVVLWYLARGYPAAAAVVVGPVGLTEELLEKLRGVETPILAIWGDRDEISPPSNAELLKDVARVVILKDAGHPAYLDRPEEFVKVVLDFFAEFY; encoded by the coding sequence ATGGGCGAGGCGCAAATCGACGTAGAGGGGAGGAGAGTCCGATATATACACGGCGGCTCCGGGAAGCCGCTTGTGATGCTTCACGGCTGGTCTTTTAATGCAGATACTTGGGTCGAGAGCGGCATCTTCGCTAGGCTGGCCCAGCGCTACTCGGTCTACGCTGTGGATATGCCGTACGGGATAAGGAGTAAGAGCGACAAGTTCCGCGCGCCTCGGCCGGAGTATGCTGTGTTTCTCCGCCGCGTCCTCGACCGCCTGGGCCTTGGCGCCCCTCCGCTTGTGGGTCCAAGCGCATCGGGGGAGGTTGTCCTCTGGTACCTGGCAAGGGGGTACCCGGCGGCGGCCGCCGTGGTGGTGGGGCCCGTAGGCCTCACCGAGGAATTGCTTGAAAAACTGCGCGGCGTTGAGACGCCGATATTGGCGATATGGGGCGACCGGGATGAGATATCCCCACCATCCAACGCCGAGCTCCTAAAAGACGTGGCGAGAGTCGTGATCCTGAAAGACGCTGGGCACCCCGCCTACTTGGACAGGCCCGAAGAGTTTGTAAAAGTGGTGTTAGACTTCTTTGCCGAGTTCTACTGA